A single genomic interval of Arthrobacter globiformis harbors:
- the mca gene encoding mycothiol conjugate amidase Mca — MTASTSQSPKLRLLSVHAHPDDESSKGAATMAMYAAAGVDVMVATCTDGSRGGIQNPAMEGEPHPKRDMAGARRLEMNEAARILGIRQRWLGFVDSGLPEGDPLPPLPAGCFALQSLERAAGPLVRLVRDFKPHVIVSYDENGGYPHPDHIMAHRVAVEAFEAAGDPARYPGTGDAWEPSKLYYDRAFSPERFRALHFALEEAGLQSPYAQRLAAWLEADAEGHTPPPPAHETTTQVDCGGFFATRDDALRAHRTQVDPLGFFFAVSAEMQARAWPWEDYTLIQSKVATKLPEKDLFAGLR, encoded by the coding sequence ATGACAGCGTCCACCAGTCAGTCGCCGAAGCTTCGCCTGCTGTCAGTCCACGCCCACCCGGATGACGAGTCCAGCAAGGGCGCAGCCACCATGGCCATGTACGCCGCGGCCGGTGTGGACGTTATGGTCGCCACCTGCACGGACGGCTCACGCGGTGGCATCCAGAACCCGGCCATGGAGGGCGAGCCCCATCCCAAGCGCGACATGGCCGGTGCCCGCCGCCTCGAAATGAACGAGGCCGCCCGGATCCTGGGCATCCGGCAGCGCTGGCTGGGCTTCGTGGACTCGGGGCTGCCCGAAGGCGATCCGCTCCCGCCCCTGCCGGCCGGTTGCTTCGCGCTGCAGTCCCTGGAACGGGCCGCGGGCCCCCTCGTCAGGCTGGTCCGGGACTTCAAGCCGCACGTCATCGTCAGCTATGACGAAAACGGCGGCTACCCGCATCCGGACCACATCATGGCGCACCGGGTTGCGGTGGAGGCCTTCGAGGCCGCAGGGGACCCCGCCAGGTATCCCGGCACCGGTGATGCGTGGGAGCCGAGCAAGCTCTACTACGACCGCGCCTTCAGCCCGGAACGCTTCCGTGCCCTGCACTTTGCCCTGGAGGAGGCCGGGCTCCAGTCGCCCTACGCCCAGCGCCTTGCCGCCTGGCTTGAGGCGGACGCTGAAGGGCACACGCCGCCGCCGCCCGCGCATGAAACAACCACCCAGGTGGACTGCGGCGGCTTCTTTGCAACCCGCGACGACGCCCTCCGGGCCCACCGGACGCAGGTGGACCCGCTCGGCTTCTTCTTCGCCGTGTCTGCGGAGATGCAGGCGCGCGCCTGGCCCTGGGAGGACTACACGCTGATCCAATCGAAGGTGGCCACGAAGCTGCCGGAGAAGGACCTCTTCGCGGGGCTAAGATAG
- the ilvA gene encoding threonine ammonia-lyase — protein MNTPESLPVTLDDVLEAQKLLDGIIARTPVESSRALGAMVGGEVYFKCENLQRAGSFKVRGAYVRMARLSESDKKRGVVAASAGNHAQGVAVAAKSLGIKARIYMPLGVALPKLAATRSHGAEVVLHGHNVDEALAEAQRYADDTGAVFVHPFDNVDVVAGQGTLGLEILEQVPNVDTILMGVGGGGLLAGVAVAVKARAKELGRDIRIIGVQAENAAAYPPSLAADALVPLKKVSTMADGIAVGRPGQLPFSIIRELVDDVVTVSEDSLARALIFLLERAKMVVEPAGAVGVAALMDGKIENPGTTAVVLSGGNIDPMLMLKVIQRGLSAAGRYMTVRMMLDDRPGSLATIARIIAENDANVTGLDHTRVGGSISMGDVSITVNLETKGHEHGEQVLGALRAEGFQPIVVH, from the coding sequence GTGAACACCCCCGAAAGCCTTCCCGTCACGTTGGACGATGTCCTTGAGGCGCAGAAGCTGCTGGACGGGATTATTGCGCGGACCCCGGTGGAGTCTTCCCGGGCCCTGGGCGCCATGGTGGGCGGCGAGGTTTACTTCAAGTGCGAGAACCTGCAGCGCGCCGGCTCCTTCAAGGTGCGCGGCGCCTACGTGCGGATGGCGCGCCTCTCCGAATCGGACAAGAAGCGCGGCGTGGTGGCGGCTTCCGCCGGCAACCACGCGCAGGGCGTGGCCGTCGCCGCCAAGAGCCTGGGCATCAAAGCCCGCATCTACATGCCGCTCGGTGTTGCACTGCCCAAACTCGCCGCGACACGCAGCCACGGCGCCGAGGTGGTCCTGCACGGACACAACGTGGATGAGGCCCTGGCAGAGGCCCAGCGTTATGCCGACGATACCGGCGCAGTCTTCGTCCACCCCTTCGACAACGTGGACGTCGTGGCCGGCCAGGGCACCCTCGGGCTGGAGATCCTCGAGCAGGTGCCCAACGTCGACACCATCCTGATGGGCGTCGGCGGCGGTGGCCTGCTGGCCGGCGTCGCGGTGGCCGTCAAGGCCCGCGCCAAGGAACTCGGCCGCGACATCCGCATCATCGGCGTCCAGGCAGAAAACGCGGCCGCGTACCCGCCGTCGCTGGCAGCGGACGCCCTGGTGCCGCTCAAGAAGGTTTCCACCATGGCCGACGGCATCGCCGTGGGCCGTCCCGGGCAGCTGCCGTTCAGCATCATCCGCGAACTGGTGGACGATGTGGTCACCGTCAGCGAAGACTCCCTGGCCCGGGCCCTGATCTTCCTGCTGGAACGCGCCAAGATGGTCGTCGAGCCCGCCGGTGCGGTGGGCGTGGCGGCCCTGATGGACGGCAAGATCGAGAACCCCGGAACAACAGCCGTCGTCCTGTCCGGCGGCAACATCGACCCCATGCTGATGCTCAAGGTGATCCAGCGCGGGCTCTCTGCCGCCGGCCGGTACATGACCGTGCGGATGATGCTTGATGACCGCCCGGGCTCGCTGGCCACCATTGCCCGCATCATCGCCGAGAACGACGCCAACGTTACCGGCCTCGACCACACCCGCGTGGGTGGCTCCATCAGCATGGGCGACGTCTCCATCACCGTGAACCTCGAGACCAAGGGCCACGAGCACGGCGAACAGGTCCTCGGCGCCCTGCGCGCCGAGGGCTTCCAGCCAATCGTGGTGCACTAG
- a CDS encoding rhomboid family intramembrane serine protease, protein MLDSPREASATRETAAARAKGGLLVVGSFVALLFAIELLNTVLLHSLNGVFGLRPRSADGILDVFTFPLLHANLNHVLSNALPLIIFGFLVFLSGIRVFLTAVACSWLGSGLAVWLIGAGGVTVGSSGLVFGLFAFLLVRGFFNRSWWQILLSVVLFLAYGSILFGIIPNIAGYVSWQAHLGGAAGGVLAAVVLRARASRR, encoded by the coding sequence ATGCTGGACAGCCCGCGAGAGGCATCCGCCACCAGGGAAACGGCTGCCGCCCGTGCCAAGGGCGGGCTGCTGGTGGTGGGATCGTTCGTGGCGCTCCTGTTCGCCATCGAGCTGCTCAACACGGTGCTGCTGCACTCGCTGAACGGCGTCTTCGGGCTCAGGCCCAGAAGCGCCGACGGCATCCTGGACGTGTTCACCTTCCCGCTGCTGCACGCCAACCTCAATCACGTGCTGTCCAATGCGCTGCCGCTGATCATCTTCGGGTTCCTGGTGTTTCTGTCCGGGATCCGGGTCTTCCTCACGGCCGTTGCCTGCAGCTGGCTGGGCTCCGGGCTGGCCGTTTGGCTAATTGGCGCCGGCGGAGTCACCGTGGGCTCGTCCGGCCTGGTCTTCGGCCTGTTCGCGTTTCTCTTGGTGCGCGGATTCTTCAACCGCAGCTGGTGGCAGATCCTTCTCTCGGTGGTGCTGTTCCTGGCCTACGGCAGCATCCTTTTCGGGATCATTCCGAACATTGCAGGATACGTGTCCTGGCAGGCCCACCTCGGCGGCGCCGCAGGCGGCGTCCTGGCCGCCGTCGTGCTGCGGGCGCGGGCATCCCGGCGCTGA
- the greA gene encoding transcription elongation factor GreA has product MSTTNSAPAAWLTQEAFDRLKAELDHLSGPGRAEIVQKIDAARQEGDLKENGGYHAAKEEQGKIEARIRQLTVLLRDAHVGESPADDGIVEPGMIVVARIAGDEETFLLGSREIAGDSDLDVFSDKSPLGAAIMGHKEGDKLSYTAPNGKDIPVEIISAKPYSG; this is encoded by the coding sequence GTGTCTACCACTAACAGCGCGCCTGCAGCTTGGCTTACCCAGGAAGCTTTTGACCGCCTGAAGGCAGAGCTGGACCACCTTTCCGGCCCCGGCCGTGCGGAAATCGTCCAAAAGATCGACGCCGCGCGCCAGGAGGGTGACCTCAAGGAGAACGGCGGCTACCACGCTGCGAAGGAAGAGCAGGGCAAGATCGAGGCCCGCATCCGCCAGCTGACCGTCCTGCTCCGCGACGCCCACGTCGGCGAGTCACCGGCCGACGACGGAATCGTTGAGCCCGGCATGATCGTGGTCGCCCGCATCGCCGGTGACGAGGAGACCTTCCTGCTCGGCTCCCGCGAAATCGCCGGCGACTCCGACCTGGACGTCTTCAGTGATAAGTCCCCGCTCGGTGCCGCGATCATGGGTCACAAGGAGGGCGACAAGCTCAGCTACACCGCCCCCAACGGCAAGGACATCCCGGTGGAGATCATCTCCGCCAAGCCCTACTCGGGCTGA
- a CDS encoding PhoH family protein has product MAISEQLPDVITDKGEKATSRAKRANSKTGADTKDAAAGLAVSGPQTESQPSVSTFVIDTSVLLSDPRALLRFAEHEVIVPIVVITELEGKRHDPELGYFARKALRLLDDLRIQHGGLNRPIPLGDAGGTLMIEMNHISAEVLPAGFRGGDNDSRILAVAKNLSNEGRNVTVVSKDLPMRVKASAMGLLADEYRNELVKDSGWTGVAEIDASDEEISTLYGHEPVFIPAAAEMPVNTGLVVLSSRGSALGRVGADKQVRLVKGDRDIFGLHGRSAEQRLAIDLLMDPAVGIVSLGGRAGTGKSALALCAGLEAVLERREHRKVIVFRPLFAVGGQELGYLPGSEQEKMNPWAQAVFDTLGALVSQEVVEEVMDRGMLEVMPLTHIRGRSLHDAFVIVDEAQSLEKNVLLTVMSRIGQNSKIVLTHDVAQRDNLRVGRHDGVAAVVETLKGHPLFGHITLTRSERSPIAALVTDLLEGA; this is encoded by the coding sequence GTGGCTATTTCTGAACAACTGCCCGACGTCATCACGGACAAGGGTGAGAAGGCTACCTCTCGCGCCAAGCGAGCCAATTCAAAGACCGGTGCGGACACGAAAGACGCCGCAGCCGGTCTTGCTGTTTCCGGCCCACAGACTGAATCCCAGCCATCAGTCTCCACTTTCGTCATCGACACCTCGGTGCTGCTCTCCGACCCCCGCGCCCTGCTGCGGTTCGCGGAGCACGAAGTTATTGTGCCGATCGTGGTGATCACCGAACTTGAAGGGAAGCGGCATGACCCCGAACTCGGCTACTTCGCACGGAAGGCGCTCCGGCTCCTTGATGACCTTCGCATCCAGCACGGCGGGCTGAACCGGCCCATCCCGCTGGGCGACGCCGGCGGTACGCTCATGATCGAGATGAACCACATCTCGGCCGAAGTCCTGCCGGCCGGGTTCCGCGGCGGGGACAACGACAGCCGCATCCTCGCCGTCGCGAAGAACCTCTCCAACGAGGGGCGCAACGTCACCGTGGTGTCCAAGGATCTCCCCATGCGGGTCAAGGCCTCGGCCATGGGCCTGCTGGCCGACGAATACCGCAACGAGCTCGTTAAGGATTCCGGCTGGACCGGCGTCGCCGAGATCGATGCGAGCGACGAGGAGATCTCCACGCTCTACGGACACGAACCGGTCTTCATCCCGGCGGCTGCAGAGATGCCGGTCAACACCGGCCTTGTGGTGCTCTCCAGCCGCGGCTCGGCTCTCGGCCGTGTTGGTGCCGACAAGCAGGTCCGCCTGGTCAAGGGGGACCGCGACATTTTCGGCCTCCACGGGCGCTCCGCGGAGCAGCGGCTCGCCATCGATCTGCTGATGGACCCCGCGGTGGGCATCGTGTCCCTGGGCGGGCGCGCGGGCACCGGTAAGTCGGCCCTTGCCCTGTGTGCCGGCCTGGAGGCGGTGCTGGAACGCCGCGAGCACCGTAAGGTGATCGTCTTCCGCCCGCTCTTCGCGGTAGGCGGCCAGGAGCTCGGCTACCTGCCGGGCTCGGAGCAGGAAAAGATGAACCCCTGGGCACAGGCGGTTTTCGACACCCTGGGCGCGCTCGTGAGCCAGGAGGTCGTGGAGGAGGTCATGGACCGGGGCATGCTGGAGGTCATGCCGCTGACCCACATCCGTGGACGCTCACTGCACGACGCCTTCGTGATCGTGGACGAGGCCCAGTCGCTCGAAAAGAACGTCCTGCTGACCGTCATGAGCCGGATCGGGCAGAACTCGAAGATCGTCCTCACCCACGACGTCGCCCAGCGCGACAACCTCCGGGTCGGACGGCACGACGGCGTCGCAGCCGTCGTAGAAACCCTGAAGGGCCACCCGCTCTTCGGCCACATCACCCTCACCCGCTCCGAACGCTCGCCCATCGCGGCACTCGTCACGGACCTGCTCGAAGGGGCGTAA
- a CDS encoding isoprenyl transferase translates to MEWPGFLYGFYERKLLRSLEPGRIPRHIGVMVDGNRRWARQFNAPTSQGHQAGADKIHEFLGWCQELGVRVVTLYMLSTDNMNRSGEELDLLMGIIANTLDRLDEDADISVHAMGAPELLPDYLADRLTTLTARTPVREKLHVNVAVGYGGRREIVDAVRELLHDAVAHKADISELADSLSVEDISRFLYTRGQPDPDLVIRTSGEQRLSGFLMWQSAYSEFYFCEALWPAFRKVDFLRALRDYAGRQRRFGA, encoded by the coding sequence ATGGAATGGCCCGGGTTTCTCTATGGCTTCTATGAGCGGAAGCTTCTGCGCTCCCTGGAGCCGGGGCGGATCCCAAGGCACATCGGCGTAATGGTGGACGGCAACCGGCGCTGGGCCCGGCAGTTCAATGCCCCCACCAGCCAGGGCCACCAGGCCGGCGCGGACAAGATCCATGAGTTCCTCGGCTGGTGCCAGGAGCTGGGCGTCAGGGTGGTCACCCTGTACATGCTCTCCACGGACAACATGAACCGTTCCGGCGAAGAGCTTGACCTGTTGATGGGAATCATCGCTAACACGCTGGACCGGCTCGACGAAGACGCCGACATTTCGGTCCACGCCATGGGCGCCCCGGAGCTGCTCCCGGACTACCTGGCGGACCGACTGACCACGCTCACGGCCCGGACGCCGGTGCGGGAAAAGCTGCACGTAAACGTGGCCGTCGGCTACGGCGGCCGGCGCGAGATCGTGGACGCGGTGCGCGAGCTGCTGCACGACGCCGTGGCGCACAAGGCGGACATCAGTGAACTTGCCGACTCCCTGAGCGTGGAGGACATCTCGCGCTTCCTCTATACGCGCGGCCAGCCTGATCCGGACCTGGTCATCCGGACCTCCGGCGAGCAGCGCCTCTCCGGCTTCCTGATGTGGCAGAGCGCCTACAGCGAGTTTTACTTCTGCGAGGCACTTTGGCCGGCCTTCCGGAAGGTGGATTTCCTTCGCGCCCTGCGGGACTACGCCGGCAGGCAGCGGCGCTTCGGTGCGTAG
- a CDS encoding thioredoxin domain-containing protein, whose amino-acid sequence MQAAPTPEPGSGQPGSRESKPGERNALGTEPSAYLRQHAGNPVHWQPFGDAAFASAASRDVPVFLSIGYAACHWCHVMARESFEDQATADYLNGHFVAVKVDREERPDVDAVYMAATQAISGEGGWPMSIFLTPEGRAFHAGTYFPPRPMPGRPSFRQVLEAVHEAWTERRGAVEENARSLAQNMGQVQLAAAVDVSRPPELLDAGLLPAAVRSLSGSEDPDDGGFGTAPKFPPSAVLEFLVRHAAVPSDTAEEAREMAGRTLAAMARSALFDQLDGGFARYSVTRDWSVPHFEKMLYDNAQLLRVYVHWVRLGGTAGFPAVEAADVAARTADWMLTALGLPEGGLASSLDADSVVDGEHHEGASYLWTPGDLERLLGAEDAAAVAWMMNVGVRGTVSELGSPLHPGRALDGDEARLWLDVMPRLREARARRPQPERDEKVVAGWNGLAVAALAEAGVVLDRPDLVAAAGRIAGYLERVHWRPAPEESAAGVRATGKLVRVSHSGAARGIGGLLEDYAFCADGFLALYSATGSARWYTLAETVIQAACTRFVDGGRLADSAGESAQVVSAQGGKPGLGFFDDATPSGAAAFAGALLSYAALSGSAEHRTMAGSILVLVPPLATRAPRVAGWLLATAQAALAGPLEAAVVGPAGPERDALHRALLLSPSPGLVVAVGEAEADDGGKPAEVPLLRQRPAGPGGAPLVYVCRDMVCDRPVATVEAALERVSSALQ is encoded by the coding sequence ATGCAGGCCGCGCCGACACCTGAGCCCGGATCAGGGCAGCCCGGATCGCGGGAGTCCAAGCCGGGGGAGCGCAATGCCCTCGGCACGGAACCCTCTGCCTACCTGCGCCAGCACGCCGGCAACCCGGTGCACTGGCAGCCCTTCGGGGACGCCGCCTTTGCGAGTGCCGCGTCCCGGGACGTCCCCGTGTTCCTGTCCATCGGCTACGCCGCCTGCCATTGGTGCCACGTCATGGCCCGGGAATCCTTCGAGGATCAGGCCACCGCTGACTACCTGAACGGCCATTTCGTGGCAGTCAAGGTGGACCGTGAGGAGCGTCCGGACGTCGACGCCGTCTACATGGCCGCCACGCAAGCCATCAGCGGCGAGGGCGGCTGGCCCATGTCCATCTTCCTGACCCCAGAGGGCCGGGCCTTCCACGCCGGCACCTACTTCCCGCCGCGGCCTATGCCCGGGCGGCCCTCCTTCCGCCAGGTCCTCGAGGCCGTGCATGAGGCCTGGACGGAGCGCCGCGGCGCCGTGGAGGAGAACGCCCGCTCCCTCGCGCAGAACATGGGCCAGGTGCAGCTCGCGGCGGCGGTGGACGTCTCCCGCCCGCCGGAACTGCTCGACGCCGGACTGTTGCCCGCCGCCGTGCGCTCCCTGTCCGGGTCCGAAGACCCCGACGACGGCGGGTTCGGCACCGCCCCCAAGTTCCCGCCGTCGGCCGTTCTGGAGTTCCTGGTCCGGCACGCGGCGGTGCCCTCTGACACCGCCGAAGAGGCCAGGGAGATGGCCGGGCGCACCCTCGCGGCCATGGCCCGCTCGGCGCTCTTCGACCAGCTCGACGGCGGCTTCGCGCGCTATTCGGTGACACGGGACTGGTCCGTTCCGCACTTCGAGAAGATGCTGTACGACAACGCCCAGCTGCTGCGCGTCTACGTGCACTGGGTCAGGCTCGGCGGAACGGCCGGGTTTCCGGCCGTCGAGGCCGCCGACGTTGCGGCGCGCACCGCCGACTGGATGCTCACGGCGCTGGGGCTGCCGGAAGGAGGCCTGGCATCCTCGCTGGATGCCGACTCCGTAGTGGACGGCGAGCACCACGAAGGGGCCAGCTACCTCTGGACCCCCGGAGATCTTGAACGGCTTCTCGGCGCCGAGGATGCCGCGGCCGTCGCCTGGATGATGAACGTCGGCGTCCGCGGCACCGTCTCGGAGCTCGGCTCGCCGCTGCACCCGGGCCGGGCGCTGGACGGTGACGAGGCACGGCTCTGGCTGGACGTGATGCCCAGGCTCCGGGAAGCCCGGGCGCGCCGGCCGCAGCCCGAGCGGGACGAGAAGGTGGTGGCGGGCTGGAACGGGCTCGCTGTGGCTGCGCTAGCAGAGGCCGGGGTAGTCCTGGACCGGCCGGACCTCGTGGCGGCAGCCGGCCGGATCGCCGGATATCTGGAACGGGTCCACTGGCGGCCGGCACCGGAGGAGTCGGCAGCAGGGGTGCGGGCAACAGGGAAGCTGGTCCGGGTTTCGCATAGCGGCGCGGCCCGGGGGATCGGCGGCCTGCTGGAGGACTATGCGTTCTGCGCGGACGGCTTCCTGGCTTTGTATTCGGCCACGGGCTCGGCGCGCTGGTACACGCTGGCCGAGACGGTGATCCAGGCGGCGTGCACCCGGTTCGTGGACGGCGGGCGGCTCGCCGACTCGGCCGGGGAATCGGCGCAGGTGGTCAGCGCCCAAGGTGGGAAGCCCGGCCTGGGCTTCTTTGACGACGCCACGCCCAGCGGGGCTGCGGCCTTTGCCGGGGCCCTGCTTAGCTATGCTGCCCTGTCCGGTTCCGCGGAACACCGGACAATGGCGGGGAGCATCCTCGTCCTGGTGCCCCCGCTCGCCACGCGGGCACCGCGGGTGGCGGGCTGGCTGCTGGCCACAGCGCAGGCCGCGCTGGCGGGGCCGCTGGAGGCCGCCGTCGTCGGACCTGCCGGCCCCGAGCGGGATGCCCTCCACCGCGCGCTGCTGCTGTCCCCGAGTCCGGGGCTGGTGGTGGCGGTAGGGGAGGCTGAGGCGGACGACGGCGGGAAGCCGGCCGAAGTGCCGCTGCTGCGGCAGAGGCCGGCCGGGCCCGGCGGTGCGCCGCTCGTCTACGTCTGCCGCGACATGGTCTGCGACCGGCCCGTGGCGACCGTCGAGGCGGCGTTGGAACGCGTCAGCTCAGCACTGCAATGA
- a CDS encoding AI-2E family transporter gives MTPPKDATPDDAANTTGSGSATGGASTPGAARPFGRLEPRRIRTDRDLEQDIPYGVRIAAAWAWRLGLILLITGALVWLLAKVSFLIIPVMVAALLAGLLSPVVRRLRESRLPNGAAVAITVLGFIGLIAGSLALVGRQLALGFRELWNQALTGIQQIQDWLAEGPLHLSAAQIDQYIKEATAALQNNSSSILSGALSFGSTAGHFAAGMVLALFIMIFFLLEGSRIWAFLVRLLPRRARVAADGAGRRGWASMVSYARIQMFVAFVDAVGIGAGAAIIGVPLALPLAVLVFIGSFIPIVGALVTGAIAVLLALVANGPVNALIMLGIVLLVQQLESHILQPLVMGKAVALHPVAVILSVAAGSYLAGIPGALFSVPILAVANSAIRYIAGRTWEHELVPAAAGTAGLTPADEDNTFKDVRLPGSQSGHGNAAGTAHGTPGGKAAPGADVESPKGE, from the coding sequence ATGACGCCACCAAAGGACGCCACACCAGACGATGCAGCCAACACGACAGGCAGTGGAAGTGCCACGGGCGGGGCGAGCACGCCAGGCGCTGCCCGGCCCTTCGGGCGCCTGGAGCCGCGGCGCATCAGGACTGACCGTGACCTTGAGCAGGACATTCCTTACGGCGTGCGCATTGCGGCGGCATGGGCCTGGCGGCTGGGGCTGATCCTGCTGATTACCGGTGCCCTGGTCTGGCTGCTGGCCAAGGTCAGCTTCCTCATCATTCCCGTCATGGTGGCGGCACTGCTTGCCGGCCTGTTGAGCCCCGTGGTGCGGAGGCTGCGGGAGTCGCGTCTCCCCAACGGGGCCGCCGTCGCCATCACGGTTCTGGGCTTCATCGGGCTTATCGCCGGTTCCCTTGCCCTGGTGGGCCGGCAGCTGGCCCTCGGTTTTCGCGAGCTCTGGAATCAGGCGCTGACCGGGATCCAGCAGATTCAGGACTGGCTGGCCGAGGGGCCGCTGCACCTGAGTGCGGCGCAGATCGACCAGTACATCAAGGAGGCCACGGCGGCGCTGCAGAACAACAGCAGCAGCATCCTCAGCGGGGCGCTCTCCTTCGGCAGCACGGCCGGGCACTTCGCTGCCGGTATGGTGCTGGCGCTGTTCATCATGATCTTCTTCCTCCTCGAAGGCAGCCGCATTTGGGCGTTCCTGGTCCGGCTGCTGCCCCGTCGGGCCCGCGTCGCCGCTGACGGCGCCGGGCGGCGCGGCTGGGCGTCCATGGTCAGCTATGCCCGGATCCAGATGTTCGTGGCCTTCGTGGACGCCGTCGGCATCGGTGCGGGCGCGGCGATCATCGGGGTGCCGCTGGCACTGCCCCTGGCCGTGTTGGTCTTCATCGGCTCCTTCATCCCCATCGTCGGTGCGCTCGTGACGGGTGCCATCGCGGTGCTGCTGGCCCTCGTGGCCAACGGCCCGGTCAACGCACTGATCATGCTGGGCATCGTGCTGCTGGTGCAGCAGCTGGAAAGCCACATCCTGCAGCCACTGGTCATGGGCAAGGCCGTCGCCCTGCATCCGGTGGCCGTGATCCTGTCCGTTGCCGCCGGTTCCTACCTCGCCGGCATCCCCGGGGCGCTGTTCTCGGTCCCCATCCTGGCCGTAGCAAATTCGGCGATTCGGTATATTGCTGGCAGAACGTGGGAACATGAACTTGTGCCGGCTGCCGCGGGTACCGCAGGCCTGACCCCAGCCGACGAGGACAACACCTTCAAGGATGTCCGGCTGCCGGGCTCGCAGTCCGGCCACGGCAACGCTGCCGGCACTGCACACGGCACCCCGGGCGGCAAGGCCGCTCCCGGTGCCGACGTCGAATCACCCAAAGGAGAATAG
- a CDS encoding DUF4307 domain-containing protein, protein MTTEDKSGTAQPADISLANRYGRPKRRLSRKAKRWAVITALAIGMGFLAWVSTSNATTSVSYKDIGYRTTDATQAEVDFQVTREPGTAVKCAVKALDSKFAVVGWKVVDIPPVEQDAQGQSADGGRTLARRVVLRTESQAVSGVVDSCWIPKPSAS, encoded by the coding sequence GTGACTACCGAGGACAAGTCGGGCACTGCCCAGCCTGCAGACATTAGCCTAGCCAATCGCTATGGCCGTCCAAAGCGCAGGCTGTCCCGAAAGGCCAAGCGCTGGGCGGTTATCACGGCCTTGGCCATCGGGATGGGTTTTCTGGCCTGGGTGTCCACGTCCAATGCCACGACGTCGGTGAGCTACAAGGACATCGGGTACCGGACCACGGATGCCACCCAGGCCGAGGTGGACTTCCAGGTGACGAGGGAACCCGGCACTGCGGTCAAGTGCGCCGTTAAGGCGCTCGATTCCAAGTTCGCCGTTGTCGGCTGGAAAGTGGTCGACATTCCGCCGGTTGAGCAGGACGCGCAGGGGCAGAGTGCCGACGGCGGGCGCACCCTCGCCCGGCGGGTTGTCCTGCGCACCGAATCGCAGGCCGTCTCGGGCGTCGTGGACAGCTGCTGGATTCCGAAGCCCTCGGCCTCCTAG
- the trhA gene encoding PAQR family membrane homeostasis protein TrhA — protein MAELLTIKPKWRGWIHTVTAPLALAAGIVLVVVAPTADRKITSAIYALTGVLLFGISAVYHRGNWSPGVKRVLKRLDHTNIMLVIAGSYTPLAWSLLDRTTAEFLLWLIWSAAILGVLFRLLWTDAPRWLYVPIYIGLGCGSLFYLPAFFAASVPAALLICVGGALYIAGAVFYALKKPNFSYWHFGFHELFHAFTVLAFAAHFAAILIAVLS, from the coding sequence ATCGCGGAACTGCTGACGATCAAGCCCAAGTGGCGGGGATGGATCCACACGGTCACCGCGCCGTTGGCCCTGGCTGCAGGTATCGTCCTGGTTGTGGTGGCGCCAACCGCGGACCGCAAGATCACGTCCGCCATCTATGCCCTCACCGGTGTCCTTCTGTTCGGCATCAGCGCTGTGTACCACCGCGGCAACTGGTCCCCCGGCGTCAAACGCGTCCTCAAACGGCTGGACCACACCAACATCATGCTGGTGATCGCCGGCAGCTACACTCCGCTCGCGTGGAGCCTCCTGGACAGGACGACGGCGGAGTTCCTGCTCTGGCTGATCTGGTCCGCCGCAATCCTTGGCGTGCTGTTCCGGCTGCTCTGGACCGACGCACCCCGGTGGCTGTACGTGCCCATCTACATCGGCCTCGGCTGCGGGTCCCTCTTCTACCTGCCCGCCTTTTTCGCGGCGAGCGTCCCGGCGGCGCTGCTGATCTGTGTCGGCGGGGCCCTGTACATTGCCGGGGCCGTGTTCTACGCCCTTAAGAAACCCAACTTCAGCTACTGGCACTTCGGCTTCCACGAACTGTTCCACGCTTTCACGGTGCTGGCCTTTGCCGCGCACTTCGCAGCCATCCTCATTGCAGTGCTGAGCTGA